The genomic interval ACCCACTGGAATGTGCACTTGGGtgtcctgaaaaaaaaataaaacaatatattttgatTTACTGCGCATTCAGGATGCagaatgcatttatttatttatctgttcTCATCTCTGTTCTCATCTCATGGAGAGAATGTCACGACAAAGTCCATTCACAGGTCTGACCACATTGCCATGACATTGACTTCTGCAGTTTTATGAAGGGAAAAGCTTAGCGCAGCTTCCGTCTAAAGTCAGTACATCCTGCAATGATATGCTATAATTTTCATCCCAAGCATGATCTGTTCCTCCTGTGCCTCTCTGTCCTGGGCCTGAACATTTTTGACCCTTGTGTTTGTGACGACGTCGCTGGGATGTCAAATATGGCACTGGCAGTAACTGGGTGCTTATTTGGTTCACCCATAATATTGCAGTGTGACCCATTTTCCCTGAATGAGGTTAAGATGCATGTTATacttatcagaatcagaatcagctttatttgccAGGTATGAGGACACATATGAGGAATTTTGCACAATGTGCTTActcatacaaaacaaacaatatatacacactataaacaGAAACAATATAGACAGGTTGAGGCAGTAGTGCAATGAAGAGTGCAAAGTGTGCAggagtaaattattttttatgataaattattattattttaattatggaGCATAGTGCAAAGGATGCTGGAACAAATAAgtattatgttattatataagtattatattacaatatgaACAGTTTGAACAGCTCTGAAATAGAgaatgatgaataaataaataataagtggAACCAGGAAACAGGTGCTGATTAGAGACAGCGTCGCTGGGTTATTGCAAGAGCTTACAGTCATCAGATCGCTACACAAAGCGTTTTATGTTCAAACGAATCCTGTTTATTTGTAAGAACGCCaagggttcgattcccactggaGCTAGGATGATATAGGCTCGTTTAATGCAGTCCGGGTTTTAATGGACTTTGGCGTGACATTCTTAATCGAAGGCTGCGTTTAGGGTTATTTAACTGACCTGTGTGGTGTCTGTCCCTCGGCTCCCGTAACCAGCGCTCGGCTGGATAGTGTTGTTAATGTCTCTCATCGCAACATTCCGTAGTTTGACTTGCTGTGGAATCAAGTTTACTCCTGCACTACGACAGAGTAAATAGCAACGACGTGCTGTGTGCGCCGCCATGTTGGACTGACGTCATTGTTGGCCCATGGTTTTCTTTTAACTGTCTATGATGGTTATGTATGGCCCGTTCATATCTGGTTATGGCCCATGAACTagtttcgcattgccagacctgaCCTAtcgccacagcgctgtggaaagATGTATTTATATGTATGACACTTGCATGTATTGTGTGGGTACAGGTCAGGAATAGCGACAGACTTGCGTGCTTCAAAACGCCATTATGAAGAAAATAAAGTTAGGTTCCACCGAGATTTGAACTCGGATCGCTGGATTCAGAGTCCAGAGTGCTAACCATTACACCATGGAACCACATGTACCAATGTGTGGATGGATGTAAATATACTTGCAAAAGTAACATGAATTATTTACATTTCTACGAAAAAATCGTATGCCATCTGGGTAAAAACCAAATTAACAAAACgaacgacaaaaacattaaTGGATTCAATGATCTATAATGAAGACCTGTGCACATGACATGCTTGTGCAACAGACTAGACAGTGACAGGCAGCTAATGGTAATGACGGCTATATAGAccagaataaaaaataacaaaatggctatagctaactaactaaataaGTAATTTCTAACGTGCAAAGTGCAAGAATTAtaacaatatatattatatatattatataacgGACAGGACAGCCTATTGACTGTTCTGCGCTGAAGGAGTGCAAGCTCATGACTGTGATCTGGACTTTTAAAGCGTGTTTCAATGATGTTCTCTTAATGTTTTGGGAGTGAGTTTATGTTATTTGGGTTTTAGTGTTGTGTtgttaatttagtcttcatGTTAATCTACATGTAATATTGGCTCCCATGACCAGGACCCGGGTGGGGATTGATGGCTTTTGGGCTGAGTGTGTGTCAAAAGTCAAATTAAGTAGTTTAGACATTGATAACTCTGTCTCCTGAGTGAATCTTTTAACGTCACAATATTCAATTGATAAAAAGTTATCAATTAATTAAGCTATAACATGATTTTAAATATACATACCTTAACCTTTCTCATATACAAATGACTAACTGTATATCCTAGTTGACATGTCCAATGGCAAAAGAAGGTTCTGATTTATTAGGGATCAAATTAATCTAATCTGGCAAATATTGCAGAAACTGATGGATGAGATGACTGAAGGACATGCACCGTCACAATTGTAAGCTCTTGATTTATTATACCATGAAGCACATataattggatttttttttttattccatttgAGTTGTGTAttgtaacgttacctgaatgaaaaaaagtaaaacaagagTACAGGTTAGGAGGATGGACTGTCCAATTTTCAATTCAGCATTAGGAGGAGCACAAGTGTACACAAaagtcgtaaaaaaaaaaaaataaaaaactcctCAACATCTGCCAAGAGAGGGCTCAGGTgcttaaaggctctgacacaccaacacgACAactgaccgtcggcagaaaaggcagtcggactaaTCAGTCGGCTCCTGTCTCTCAAAAAAGttcctcggaacacaccgaagcgacgccgacttcaGCGTACGTTCTTCGCGTGCGCGAGACGttatacgtctccataacagcaggctgGCGCTAATCTGCATTCtcgccccaaaaaatgaaaaccgtgAATGACAgaacatctctctagacctagtaaacacagagcacgccGTCGTCAGTCAGTGTTGAcagtagtcaagaaggatcgttgttgtcattactcgctgaacggaagaaaatacgatggctagtaataagaagatactgcCGTTGTCAGCTCTCGGGCTTCCTCTTGTGGAAGAAGAAAGATTTtagcattttagtaaatatttcattatatcttttaatgggacaacactgaagaaattacactttgctacaatgtaaagtattaagtgtacagcttgtataacagtgtatgttaaattcccatagaggcaggcagatgtttatttttaaaggccagttatttcatggatccaggatactatgcatcctgataaagttccctttgcctttggaattaaaatagcccccccacatcatcacataaccttcaccatacctagagattggcatggttttatgtcggttagcctaatagctgggttgatttgcattgagagatgatcttatggaaagtaccccatgccaatctctaggtatggtgaaggttaTGTGATGTATGGGGCTATTATtcaattccaaaggccaagggaactttatcaggatgcatagtatcctggatccatgaaataactggcctttaaaaataaacatctgcctgcctctatgggaatctaacataggggtggactgactttttttgccagcggtttagacatgaatggctgtgtgttgttatttttaggggactgcacatttacactgttatacaagctgtacacttaatactttacattgtagcaaagtctAATTACTTCAGTGCTGTcctattaaaagatataatgaaatatttactaaaatgtgaggggtgtactcacttttgtgagatactgtatattaagagtcctttgtgtgtgtgtacaggttgTGCTCCtcgaaaaaattaaaaatgaggTTTTGAACTCTGTTCTCCAATTGAGGCAGGAGATGTGGTGGCACCATCCTGAACTTGTGTTCTATGCATTGGCAGGCCACTGCAATGAAGTCCGGTCTGCCCTCTGCAGACATTCTGTGAAGCGCTGCGTCTGTTGTGCGCATCAGTCCCATCAACGTGTCCGCCAGCGAATCACTGTGAGATTTCCTGCTGCGCTTTGCAGGAGGCCTTGGCGGGCTTCCAGCTGACGTGCTGGTGCTGGTTGACTCAAAGTCTGGCTCCACCAAAACAGTAGATTCTGCAATCGGCGGCTCAACAGCCGTCTCATCCTGGTCGTTGTCCAAGTCATCAACAGGGGCGCCTGAACTGGTGTCAGTAGAGGCCGGTGGTtccttaataaaaataaaataaaaatcataaatGTGGATTTAATATCATGGAATCAATGCATTCATAACAAAAGCAGCACAAATCTCCATATTTATACAGTAAAATTGTTTGATTTTCAGTATGGGTGTAGTCAACAATGTCATCTACTCAAATATGGCAGTCATTCCCTGGAATTATGGAGCAAAGTCCTTTTATAGCACCTTAAATTGCAGATTTGACGTCATTTTACCCATAGAAATGTGGGACTTTTACTTCATAAAATCTCAAAAGTTAAACCGGTTAATTGCTTGATTTTAAATATGGGTGTAGTCAGAGGTGTCCCCTGAAATAAATCATTGTCTGGAATTATTCATTGTTAATGTTGTATTCCTGTAAACTCAAACTATACATTCCTTTCACAATTTACTTATTTGTTTTGTATAAAAGGACAGACACGGGTATATGTTTTACTTCTGGTGAATATAATCCATTAATCTAGTTTTTGTATGTACGTTGTATTAACACCTTATTTTGAAAACCGGAAGTAGTCCCATGTGTATCATCTCGCTAACTTCGCTACTCGGATCTGGGCATTGACATATAGGATCTGGGCCGTTTGAATGCATTTACCACGCGTACCGGTATAAGAGCGCACTACAAAATTTAGTGTCGGCTGATTTGACCACGGAGATCCTAGTGTCGGCTGGCTTGACCGCAGTCCAAATGAGTACTattcaggcttcaaaattaacattttcgtctatcaaccaaatggctaatgaattttcaaatattaccagccattcaatagattaccattgggtttttggctggtgagtgaagcaaatctaccagccacttgcatatttcaccagcatttggctggtaaacggtgctaatttagaaccctggtACTATTTAACAATGGGAGTGGGACAGTGGAAGTTCATACCGTGTGAGGGAGGTTAGATCCACTTTCTTTGCTTTTCGTATGCGGCTCCAGAAACCGTAACCTCCGCAATATCCACCGCTGTCTGGGAGTCTTGTCTGTCCCAGAACTTCCTGAGGGAGAGAGCTTGCGATAGCGGCAAAACTGTGTTCGCAGGGAGTCCCACTTCTTCTTCGTCTCTTTCTCTGAAAAAGTTTACAGAGTAGGAGTTATATTTATTGACACCACACCAACCTACAAGATAACACAAACACTCAGGCAAGGCCTGCATTATCGAGATCACATACACTTACGAGGCAGGCTTAATGTCCACACACATCACAGGCTATTTCGATTAATAAATTAAGGCAATGTTTCGACCCTGTGGTCTCTTTCCTGTCTTTCGTGTATTCTGCCCTTTGTCCTACACGTTGCGCGAAGGTGGGATGTACACACAATTAGACAGGAGAGAAAATCTTACCTGATATATTAATTTTCTCCGTGATTTGACGCCAGCAGTCTCTCTTCACTTCTCGATTAGAATAGTTCTTTTCAGATACGTTGTACAGCGGCGGCCTCTCCTCGATCATGTTGATCATCACCTCTTCGAGTGCTTCGGTCCACAGAGTCATGGTGATCCAAAAATCAAAACAGAAATCCAATCCAATAATCAATATCCAGACTGTCCGACGacgtccgacggccgataatcgggttggttcgacggagaccagtgaagtacTTTTCCgatgatggctgagcgttactgcgcagcctcaaactgagcttgacgacgtaaatgtgacgtgagcaacctgacTGAAAAGTTGttagtcttctggtagctgtgccaagagaaatctcaatcattcccaatcttgcagagacgaagagcgtaggtatataaggagataacataggcacaggctaattagtgctaactaaaatgctagttaacattagtaattcaatttaaacagctaatgtgagtcgaaactacctgcgagcttctcctgtactatttGGTAAtactgtgcgacagaaagtcCAGAAAGTcaagtggttatgacacaatcgttagccgatttttacaaaaacgtctgctacggagccataacgtgaggtacaaggtaatggagccttttatacattgtcgtgtttctttagaaataaacaacggacaaacaGAGTTTTTAAACGCTtaagatgtaaagttattcgctgtcaaagtgacgccaaaatgaaggggagtcaatggaatgctaacggcgggtgatggcttgttagctaGTCTCCCCATTGACGGTAAGCTGACAGGTATCGTGCCTAGGTAGGCTACTAGCTATACTAGCTATATCCACGCCAGGATTTGTAGCCCCTGCCCACGGGAGCGCGCGAGTACCCCGTGGCATGCACTCAGAGCGGAGTTTAAAACTGTTGCACTTCGAATTCATCTCTTAAATACTCGACAGGATTTTCCATAATAACAAGGGTCTCATTTATCTACATATACGTTTATTTGTCTGTTTCATTAAGGCGACGTGTAAATTGTTTAATGCTTCGTTTATTATTGTGGATTAATCGACAGTGTTTTCCAAAAGTTCCATATTGGCATGCACCTTAGCTACATAGGCCAACTGATAGTGAGTCATGCAGGTTTATGAACAATATTTTTTCCTCGTCTTTGCTAACCCGTCCCTCCCTGCCCTCTAAcgtgatttctgttttaatttaatttagtttaatatggctttttaattaacCGCTTTGTTCATGTAAGTTACAGAGGGatatacacaaaatatcaggcCGTTTTTTCACCTGATATAATATCCCCTCCCCTAAAATGTAAAGGGTCTGTCCTCTCCTCATGTGTGTTATTTTCTGACTTTACCAGGTCACAATAAACAACCTGAGATAATATGGAGATGTCTGCTGTTTTTTAGCAATATTtagattattatatatattatgtcaatGAGTACCTTGGCACGACACCGGAACTATTGTACGGTGGTCTCTGTTGCATCAGGGTACCACCAGCGGACGGACACGTACTTGTTTTCGTTTTCAAACCATTTCTCTATTTAGCTGTGCTTATTGTtacctacattttttttgtataaattaGTAACGTTAGATAGATTAgcgtaactaacgttagctaaacaaTGGTAGTGTTTGTAATACGGGATTACGTTAGCTAGCATTTTTGGGGTATGACTTTAGAGtatttttagctaacgttacctttaCATTGCTAATATATGCTAGTCACGCAATAGTACGATTCTGCTAGCTGTCGTTAACCGCATTAGATACATCTAATATGTTCAAGCTTTGTGTTGACACGTTGAAAAACGCAACACTGTATATGACATCTACATTTTAGCTTGGTCTTAACTGACCTCAAATAACGTAACGTTAGCGGATGCACACTCGCCCAATACTCCTCTAACGTTAGCGTGTGTAagggttaacgttagctagctacacgCCAACGTTAGATGTTACAAAATCATTTGGGCTATATTAAGCAACGCAGGAAAGTGACGTTTGAGTTGCCAGCCAGTGTAGCTACGGCTTTGGGGAAGTCAGGCATGACTTGAAGTGTGCATTGCTCCAGAGAATCCTATCGCCTTTGCAGTGGTAAAAGGCTAATTACCATCGGTGGGATATTTGGTCTTGTTTACCTGCAAAATGCCTGGCCTCGTGGTGTTTGGTCGGCGGTGGGGGATCGCCAGCGACGACCTTGTTTTCCCCGGCTCCTTTGAACTGTTCGTCCGTGTGCTTTGGTATGTTGTTTACCTTCATGAATGTCCGTGATACACAGGACTTTTGCCACCTGACGTCCAACTATTTAAGCATAATGACAACATGTAACGAGTCTGCTCTTGTCATTCTCTACTGCTGTTTTCTCCTTAGGTGGATTGGCACCATGATCCTATTCACTTATCACAAGGGTCATTTTGATTGTAATGGGAGAGGAGTTCTTCACAGCTATCTGGTTGGACTGTTGGTTGTGCTGGCGCTCATCATCCTGTCACTTTGTGCTATTGTCTACGTCAGTGCCCAAGGTAAATCAGGTTGTGGTTTATCAGGTCTCCTGAgcttctaataataataataacaagttATACCTTATTTACGTTTACATACAAAGATAACTAGGCATGGACAACCTTTGCAGGAGTGGAAATCACAATGATTTTCTGGAAGCATTTCACGTCCGTTTCACACAATTTTGCACTAAGCAGCAATAGTGTCGAAATACAGGTTATTCCGTAAGACCGTTGCTGTGCCACACAACACGCTGTTTAAGAAAGTGGTcgtaaacaatttaaaacaaagttCACTAAATGTAACTCCTTCAGTGCACAGACAACATGTACACAAGTGGCATCATATTATGCCTTCATATTGAAAACGGCTTTAAACTTGCAAACGGCTTAACTTTATGGAAGCACAGCTCTTCAAAAGGAGGAAGGAGACACATCTGTCTACTCTGATGAAACATTAATGGTACAACTTCTAATCATTAGTTTACTCTGATCATCCTCTGGATTGCAGCTCATTAAACATCCACTTGTAACAGGTGTAAAGCACaggtacatttattttattgatgatTACATAGATGTCTATGATTTC from Perca fluviatilis chromosome 21, GENO_Pfluv_1.0, whole genome shotgun sequence carries:
- the LOC120551752 gene encoding transcription factor Adf-1-like is translated as MTLWTEALEEVMINMIEERPPLYNVSEKNYSNREVKRDCWRQITEKINISEKETKKKWDSLRTQFCRYRKLSPSGSSGTDKTPRQRWILRRLRFLEPHTKSKESGSNLPHTEPPASTDTSSGAPVDDLDNDQDETAVEPPIAESTVLVEPDFESTSTSTSAGSPPRPPAKRSRKSHSDSLADTLMGLMRTTDAALHRMSAEGRPDFIAVACQCIEHKFRMVPPHLLPQLENRVQNLIFNFFEEHNLYTHTKDS